A region of Salvelinus alpinus chromosome 24, SLU_Salpinus.1, whole genome shotgun sequence DNA encodes the following proteins:
- the mamdc4 gene encoding apical endosomal glycoprotein yields MGFNRGFSALVLLLTFLWAIGSQTLACQTPELKCDFVCDCTDCIDEDGCGYRGMDFVCDFEDPDVCGWQDQSLEKAYSWERRQRGDTLPDSGPSSDFTIGTATGWFMGVTEVKAHSPSTAMMASPMMKQSSPSCRMHLRYFLWDPGFTGLGPAPLWASVYREDSTQQAVVWRPESTSVRGWREATVFLGRIPTTFQIRLHSQRTEGRRGDVAIDQLHFFDCALPLPVPGESCAAGLLQCNREGCVEQRQVCDGADDCGDKTDEQNCGGYWGCDFEEGVCNWDLRTVSTSLKWTRTSQANISMTDPFKGPGRDHSNNAASGHFLYVTVPEGGLKSDWTSFQSPLLEPTNSTDPCKMVMYSHQFGPRSGGLSVLVADTEIYPVWQRGGALGDLWVKAEVEIISNTSFQLVFVAAIRDKEYGGVAIDSIMMSPNCRLSKGNVTLANFPKPPGHPCTSDTSKICDFHEDCADKDDEAKCGDFSYEKGSSGWTDSSIGSQQWVLNDTPKDKYLFLAEAPGQQLTEAQTRTPLLGPSGPACTLNFSYSLTSKSNHTGEVSIRVIDSLLGSLPRLWEFSGKTGSVEGVYQQAQVYIGARDHRFQMEFVARARKLCPCARISVKDVRFINCHAQYFPSSPTALSCNFEEGLCGWYQDQTDNFDWSLLTGMDHSIGVGKSLAVDVWSPLLRGVSGRLLSYRQPGTSGHHCLSFYYKLYGPETGALSVKMRDAYGGESLLWSRTGAHGNFWHEGHCPVSEQLTSFQLIFEAVRSGFDGRVALDDVTFVNRPCTVPNKCSFEGQQCGYTTTGTSRWLHTNWQSSNTGPKTDHTLETVMGYYMMADSDVEILPQGSVATLTSPVRVGVVQTECVHFWYHMGGENPGLLTVYMKPVKGDRVKIFSNNLDQGDVWRHGNGNISSTITDWQLEFEVQGAGGKGTHVSVDDIIFSNHPCQTLGTKCDLEIGMCDWTNTQNPELDQLDWELTSAEAETHYPTPSHDHTLGTERGHFLFLPSSTRDTAKYKAWLLSPHRPSTKGTCLRFWVYKPVSHGSHLKVWRQSEGNLKQMLSVEEVGAVWSRFNVDITSTNEYQIIFEGFKGYTGVLALDDIDYDIGFNCAGEAKDPLTTTPEPDNTGGIAASIIVVLLLLATLGVLLYYYLRNQDKTKAMTGGAVERSASPSAIEGIANDMYDPHLTQDRMTVSPVPAQPMAGDFANEVCFSDSTELVRKEMV; encoded by the exons GTTGGTTTATGGGAGTGACCGAAGTGAAGGCACATTCTCCCAGCACTGCAATGATGGCATCTCCAATGATGAAACAGTCTTCTCCCTCATGCCGAATGCACCTCAGATACTTCCTCTGGGACCCAG GGTTCACAGGGCTGGGGCCTGCCCCACTGTGGGCCTCTGTGTATAGGGAGGATAGCACCCAGCAGGCAGTGGTGTGGCGTCCTGAGAGCACCAGCGTGCGTGGCTGGAGGGAGGCAACCGTCTTCCTGGGACGCATCCCCACCACCTTCCAGATCCGCCTCCACTCCCAACGCACCGAGGGGCGCCGCGGAGACGTGGCTATAGACCAGCTGCATTTCTTCGACTGTGCCCTGCCTC TGCCAGTCCCAGGGGAGTCGTGTGCTGCAGGGTTACTGCAGTGTAATAGGGAGGGCTGTGTGGAGCAGCGTCAGGTCTGTGACGGCGCTGATGACTGTGGTGACAAAACTGACGAGCAGAATTGTG GAGGCTACTGGGGCTGTGACTTTGAAGAAGGAGTGTGTAACTGGGACCTGAGGACTGTCTCCACTAGTCTGAAGTGGACAAGGACCAGTCAGGCCAATATCTCCATGACAGACCCTTTTAAAGGACCTGGTAGAGACCATTCCAACAATGCTGCATCGG GTCACTTCCTGTATGTCACTGTACCTGAAGGCGGGCTCAAATCTGATTGGACATCCTTTCAAAGCCCTCTACTGGAACCAACCAATAGCACAGATCCTTGCAAG ATGGTGATGTACAGCCACCAGTTCGGGCCCAGGTCTGGAGGCCTGTCTGTGCTGGTGGCAGACACGGAGATCTACCCGGTGTGGCAGAGGGGGGGTGCCCTAGGGGACCTCTGGGTCAAGGCTGAGGTGGAGATCATTAGCAACACCAGCTTCCAG CTTGTGTTTGTGGCTGCAATCCGAGACAAGGAGTACGGAGGGGTTGCTATCGATAGCATTATGATGTCTCCTAACTGCCGTCTCTCTAAAG GAAATGTCACATTAGCAAATTTCCCCAAACCTCCTGGGCATCCTTGCACTAGTGACACCAGTAAGATCTGTGACTTTCATGAAGACTGTGCGGATAAAGATGACGAGGCAAAGTGCG gggACTTCTCCTATGAGAAGGGCAGCTCTGGATGGACAGACAGCAGCATTGGAAGCCAGCAGTGGGTGCTGAATGACACCCCCAAAG aCAAGTACCTGTTTTTAGCTGAAGCCCCAGGGCAGCAGTTGACTGAGGCACAGACACGCACCCCTCTCCTGGGCCCCTCGGGGCCAGCCTGCACCCTCAACTTCTCCTACTCCTTGACCAGCAAGAGCAATCACACCG GTGAGGTGTCCATCCGGGTGATTGACAGTCTGTTGGGCAGTCTGCCCAGGCTTTGGGAGTTCAGTGGGAAAACAGGATCTGTAGAGGGGGTGTACCAGCAGGCGCAGGTGTACATCGGAGCCAGGGATCACCGCTTCCAG ATGGAATTTGTGGCTCGTGCTAGGAAGTTGTGCCCATGTGCCAGAATATCTGTGAAGGATGTTCGTTTCATCAACTGTCACGCTCAGTATTTCCCATCCTCTCCCACAG CTCTGTCATGTAACTTTGAAGAGGGACTGTGTGGCTGGTACCAGGATCAAACGGACAACTTTGACTGGAGCCTGCTCACAGGGATGGACCATTCCATTGGCGTCG GTAAAAGCCTTGCTGTAGACGTATGGAGCCCCTTGTTACGGGGTGTGTCTGGCCGTCTGTTATCGTACCGTCAGCCAGGCACCTCCGGACATCACTGCCTGTCCTTCTATTATAAGCTCTATGGGCCTGAGACAG gTGCACTCAGTGTTAAGATGCGTGATGCCTACGGCGGTGAGAGTCTGCTATGGAGCCGCACCGGTGCCCATGGCAACTTCTGGCATGAGGGACACTGTCCagtatctgagcagctaactagCTTCCAG ctgatATTTGAAGCAGTGCGCTCCGGCTTTGACGGGCGGGTTGCACTAGATGACGTGACATTTGTGAACCGCCCATGCACCGTGCCCAATAAGTGCTCCTTTGAAGGCCAGCAATGCGGCTACACCACCACTGGCACTTCCCGCTGGCTCCACACTAACTGGCAGTCCTCCAACACTGGGCCAAAAACAGACCACACACTGGAGACAGTGATgg GGTACTACATGATGGCAGACAGTGATGTGGAGATCCTACCACAGGGCAGTGTGGCCACCCTTACATCCCCTGTGCGAGTAGGCGTGGTACAAACAGAGTGTGTTCACTTCTGGTACCACATGGGGGGAGAGAATCCTG GTTTGCTGACTGTGTACATGAAGCCAGTGAAAGGAGATAGGGTGAAGATCTTCTCCAACAACCTGGACCAGGGTGATGTCTGGCGCCATGGCAACGGCAACATCAGCAGCACCATCACAGACTGGCAG TTGGAGTTTGAGGTGCAGGGAGCGGGTGGGAAAGGCACTCATGTCTCAGTTGATGACATAATTTTCTCAAACCATCCTTGTCAAACACTTG GTACTAAGTGTGACCTGGAGATAGGTATGTGTGACTGGACCAACACTCAGAACCCTGAGCTAGACCAGTTAGACTGGGAGCTGACCAGTGCTGAGGCAGAGACCCACTACCCCACCCCATCCCATGACCACACCCttgggacagagagag GTCACTTCCTGTTCCTCCCCAGTAGCACCAGGGACACAGCCAAATACAAGGCCTGGTTGCTGAGTCCTCATCGGCCCTCCACCAAGGGCACCTGCCTGCGCTTCTGGGTGTACAAACCAGTCTCCC ATGGTAGTCATCTGAAGGTGTGGAGGCAGTCTGAAGGCAACCTGAAACAAATgttgagtgtggaagaggtgggaGCAGTTTGGTCACGCTTCAATGTTGACATCACTTCTACTAATGAGTATCAG ATTATATTTGAGGGTTTCAAAGGATACACTGGAGTCTTGGCCCTGGATGACATTGACTATGACATAGGATTCAACTGTGCCGGTGAAGCAAAAGACCCACTAACAA CCACACCAGAACCAGACAACACAGGAGGTATTGCAGCTTCCATCATCgtggtactgctgctgctggccaCTCTGGGAGTGTTGCTGTACTACTACCTGCGCAACCAGGACAAAACAAAGGCAATGACTGGCGGAGCTGTGGAACGATCAGCTTCGCCTTCCGCTATCGAAGGCATTGCCAACGACATGTATGACCCACACCTCACA CAGGACCGAATGACCGTGTCTCCAGTTCCGGCACAACCAATGGCGGGGGACTTCGCTAATGAAGTATGCTTCTCT GATTCCACAGAATTAGTGAGGAAGGAGATGGTGTAG